A single Dreissena polymorpha isolate Duluth1 chromosome 14, UMN_Dpol_1.0, whole genome shotgun sequence DNA region contains:
- the LOC127858246 gene encoding putative inhibitor of apoptosis yields MDVCGNDVECDGMCGAGNIRGKLNSLQTGVMVAPADFAKVLSQLDTKAVQPSSDDDNSTSPNVCVTSQRTLFKNSVTQHHSPTTHRQTQQLTNRTETYTYLQTFSNGSSALLTHSNSQTANNGSPPTTINTPGPTGPKYPNFSTVPQRLKSFGATILAVSTQLLSVAGFFLVRNGGEDATRCHHCGLGLRHWSPEDDPWVEHARFSPKCEYLLSVKGHEFVNLIQLAVKYSSDKTNGTANQLGYTPSTNSYKSSLEPKVAKTRQDLMRENSDLHSIMKCMYCTRKDVSIVFLPCGHLISCDGCGKEQRMCKICGSSIKGTVRTYMA; encoded by the exons ATGGACGTTTGTGGTAATGATGTGGAGTGTGACGGGATGTGTGGTGCGGGAAATATACGAGGGAAGCTAAACAGCCTTCAAACTGGGGTAATGGTTGCGCCTGCAGACTTCGCCAAGGTGTTATCACAACTTGACACTAAAGCCGTTCAGCCGTCTTCCGATGATGACAATAGCACAAGCCCAAACGTTTGTGTTACTTCACAAAGAACGCTTTTCAAAAATTCTGTTACGCAACACCATTCACCAACAACACATCGGCAAACTCAACAGTTGACAAATAGAACAGAAACATATACTTACTTACAGACATTCTCAAATGGGTCCTCAGCATTGCTAACACACTCTAACTCCCAGACCGCCAATAATGGGTCTCCTCCAACAACAATCAATACCCCCGGACCAACGGGTCCAAAGTATCCCAATTTTTCCACGGTTCCCCAAAGGTTAAAGTCCTTCGGTGCTACAATTCTCGCAGTGTCAACACAGCTCCTCAGCGTGGCTGGTTTTTTCTTGGTCAGAAATGGAGGCGAAGATGCTACAAGGTGTCACCATTGTGGACTTG GTTTACGCCATTGGAGCCCGGAAGATGACCCATGGGTGGAACATGCGCGCTTCTCTCCGAAATGTGAATACTTGCTCAGTGTAAAAGGACACGAGTTTGTGAACTTAATACAGTTGGCGGTTAAATATTCATCTGAT AAAACAAATGGTACGGCAAATCAACTGGGCTACACTCCGTCAACTAATTCTTATAAATCTTCTTTAG aGCCTAAAGTAGCGAAAACAAGACAAGACTTAATGAGAGAGAACTCCGACTTACACAGCATCATGAAGTGCATGTACTGTACCCGTAAGGATGTATCCATTGTTTTCCTCCCATGTGGACACCTCATCTCATGCGATGGTTGTGGCAAGGAGCAACGGATGTGCAAAATTTGCGGCTCCAGCATTAAAGGCACAGTGCGAACATATATGGCATAG